In a single window of the Nocardioides sp. L-11A genome:
- a CDS encoding choice-of-anchor M domain-containing protein — MPVLKGPALNRCRAVVLAAALSLLLVPAAAAAPGDPAPTVPPDDGSLQQTIDPDQEVATDDVVLEAGHVDLGPREVDGSWTLMVHDDTRLAGSVWRPLEHAVIRVRDAATQQVPDDPAYAFLGVPPGAGVHVVPQTQDPDVVWLGWNTQDPSVLDSVDRGVTLTLRGVDGPGHLVVYLQDGGFGAPDVLWDSRALASADQDLWVDVNTHTHANWVFSVPGTYRVSIAASATLVDGTEQTTTGTLRLAVGDGTDPEEALRAAVSAPDPDAPEPTAGAADPVDGDGTAIWPWVVGGGAVVLVAVLLATVARRRRTRSRSLLDEVAS; from the coding sequence GTGCCTGTCCTGAAGGGGCCCGCCCTCAACCGCTGCCGGGCCGTGGTGCTGGCCGCCGCGCTGTCGCTGCTGCTCGTCCCGGCCGCCGCGGCCGCCCCCGGGGACCCCGCCCCGACGGTGCCGCCGGACGACGGCTCGCTGCAGCAGACCATCGACCCTGACCAGGAGGTCGCCACCGACGACGTCGTGCTCGAGGCCGGCCACGTCGACCTCGGCCCCCGCGAGGTCGACGGGTCGTGGACGCTGATGGTCCACGACGACACCCGGTTGGCGGGCTCAGTGTGGCGCCCGCTCGAGCACGCCGTGATCCGGGTCCGCGACGCCGCCACCCAACAGGTGCCCGACGACCCTGCCTACGCCTTCCTCGGCGTGCCACCCGGCGCCGGCGTGCACGTGGTGCCGCAGACCCAGGACCCGGACGTGGTCTGGCTCGGCTGGAACACCCAGGACCCCTCGGTGCTCGACAGCGTCGACCGCGGCGTCACCCTCACCCTGCGGGGCGTGGACGGGCCCGGCCACCTGGTCGTCTACCTGCAGGACGGCGGCTTCGGCGCGCCCGACGTGCTCTGGGACTCCCGTGCGCTCGCCAGCGCCGATCAGGACCTGTGGGTCGACGTCAACACCCACACCCACGCCAACTGGGTGTTCAGCGTGCCCGGCACCTACCGGGTGTCGATCGCGGCCAGTGCCACCCTCGTGGACGGCACCGAGCAGACCACCACCGGCACGCTGCGGTTGGCGGTCGGCGACGGCACCGATCCCGAGGAGGCACTGCGGGCCGCAGTGAGCGCACCTGATCCGGACGCTCCGGAGCCCACCGCCGGCGCGGCCGACCCGGTCGACGGGGACGGTACGGCGATCTGGCCGTGGGTCGTCGGCGGCGGTGCCGTCGTCCTCGTCGCCGTGCTGCTGGCAACGGTGGCGCGCCGGCGTCGTACCCGCTCCCGGTCGCTGCTGGACGAGGTCGCGTCATGA